The Watersipora subatra chromosome 1, tzWatSuba1.1, whole genome shotgun sequence genome has a window encoding:
- the LOC137387986 gene encoding transmembrane protein 180-like isoform X1, whose protein sequence is MFTETEAMKLEDRVGLCYGSISLFSTVLHNVFLIYHIETFVSIYKIDKTSFWTGEMIFLIWNSLNDPLFGWLADSKQGATSLPSDISYTAQSTNLSHGLKTSTHIIVKRITVIRWCGPMMALSFATFWFDWNIPCVQFAICLCLYDTFLSLIDLQQSALLADLSITVQARANMTSYEAAFSAAGSISVFLSYQVWDRGNLIPFQTLCILLAVISAIGFYVISTFLQSFISIPGHNTNYISNKDGVVPHNLSLKVYIRQLLAQKNFLRFTLINAIQVFHCHFNSNFLAVFMEVLIADHKHYGTFLIGISFVIPHLNNILFLRLCKHYGIYSVIRLLFAAKMVLALLMLYCGVSYGWLMCFFIASNRVCTEGTCRLLTLVIADLVDEDYVKNSRSAPISMLLFGTVNFLAKPSQTLAPIVGTSLLSILSGYEMFSIEGERSPLREHTNIYKESCFQLLVYVPLVCGALQMFIWSFFKLRGGQLQRIKSARLNLQYMIAV, encoded by the exons ATGTTTACAGAGACTGAAGCAATGAAACTTGAGGATCGTGTGGGATTGTGCTATGGCTCCATCAGTCTCTTTTCTACTGTCCTGCATAATGTTTTTCTCATATATCACATTGAAACATTTGTCTCcatttataaaattgataaaacatcaTTTTGGACTGGTGAAATGATATTTCTCATATGGAACTCACTAAACGATCCATTGTTTGGCTGGTTGGCTGACTCGAAACAAGGAGCAACTTCATTGCCATCAGACATTAGTTACACTGCTCAAAGTACAAACTTATCTCACGGATTGAAGACTTCTACACATATTATAGTTAAGAGGATTACAGTGATTCGTTGGTGTGGACCAATGATGGCGCTGAGTTTTGCGACTTTTTGGTTTGACTGGAATATACCATGCGTGCAATTCGCCATCTGTTTGTGTTTGTATGACACTTTTCTATCTCTTATTGATCTCCAACAGTCAGCATTGCTTGCTGACCTTTCCATCACGGTTCAAGCTCGAGCCAATATGACAAGCTATGAGGCTGCATTCAGTGCTGCGGGTTCCATCTCCGTCTTTTTATCATATCAAGTCTGGGACAGGGGTAACCTAATTCCTTTTCAGACACTCTGTATTCTGCTGGCAGTTATCTCGGCCATTGGCTTTTACGTCATTTCTACATTCCTACAGTCTTTTATCTCCATACCCGGACACAACACCAACTACATATCTAACAAGGATGGCGTAGTGCCTCACAATCTGTCCTTGAAAGTCTACATTCGACAGCTGTTGGCCCAAAAAAACTTTCTCAGATTTACTCTTATCAATGCTATACAG GTATTTCATTGCCACTTCAATAGCAACTTCCTTGCTGTCTTTATGGAGGTGCTCATTGCTGACCATAAACACTATGGGACATTTCTGATAG GTATCTCCTTCGTTATCCCTCATCTCAACAACATTCTCTTCTTAAGACTCTGCAAGCATTACGGAATCTACAGCGTCATACGACTCCTTTTCGCTGCCAAGATGGTTTTGGCATTGTTAATGTTGTATTGTGGCGTGTCATATGGATGGCTCATGTGCTTCTTCATCGCTAG CAACCGTGTCTGCACGGAGGGCACCTGCAGATTACTCACACTGGTTATTGCTGATCTGGTTGATGAGGATTATGTTAAGAATAGCAGGAGTGCACCAATATCCATGCTCTTGTTTGGTACAGTTAATTTCCTTGCCAAGCCTAGCCAGACACTGGCCCCTATTGTCGGCACCTCACTTCTATCTATCCTCTCAG GGTATGAGATGTTCTCAATTGAAGGGGAGCGGAGTCCACTAAGAGAACACACGAATATTTATAAGGAGTCATGCTTTCAACTACTAGTATATGTACCATTAGTGTGTGGTGCTCTGCAAATGTTCATATGGTCGTTCTTTAAGTTAAGGGGAGGACAACTTCAAAGAATAAAGTCTGCACGTTTGAACTTGCAATATATGATTGcagtttaa
- the LOC137387986 gene encoding transmembrane protein 180-like isoform X2 → MKLEDRVGLCYGSISLFSTVLHNVFLIYHIETFVSIYKIDKTSFWTGEMIFLIWNSLNDPLFGWLADSKQGATSLPSDISYTAQSTNLSHGLKTSTHIIVKRITVIRWCGPMMALSFATFWFDWNIPCVQFAICLCLYDTFLSLIDLQQSALLADLSITVQARANMTSYEAAFSAAGSISVFLSYQVWDRGNLIPFQTLCILLAVISAIGFYVISTFLQSFISIPGHNTNYISNKDGVVPHNLSLKVYIRQLLAQKNFLRFTLINAIQVFHCHFNSNFLAVFMEVLIADHKHYGTFLIGISFVIPHLNNILFLRLCKHYGIYSVIRLLFAAKMVLALLMLYCGVSYGWLMCFFIASNRVCTEGTCRLLTLVIADLVDEDYVKNSRSAPISMLLFGTVNFLAKPSQTLAPIVGTSLLSILSGYEMFSIEGERSPLREHTNIYKESCFQLLVYVPLVCGALQMFIWSFFKLRGGQLQRIKSARLNLQYMIAV, encoded by the exons ATGAAACTTGAGGATCGTGTGGGATTGTGCTATGGCTCCATCAGTCTCTTTTCTACTGTCCTGCATAATGTTTTTCTCATATATCACATTGAAACATTTGTCTCcatttataaaattgataaaacatcaTTTTGGACTGGTGAAATGATATTTCTCATATGGAACTCACTAAACGATCCATTGTTTGGCTGGTTGGCTGACTCGAAACAAGGAGCAACTTCATTGCCATCAGACATTAGTTACACTGCTCAAAGTACAAACTTATCTCACGGATTGAAGACTTCTACACATATTATAGTTAAGAGGATTACAGTGATTCGTTGGTGTGGACCAATGATGGCGCTGAGTTTTGCGACTTTTTGGTTTGACTGGAATATACCATGCGTGCAATTCGCCATCTGTTTGTGTTTGTATGACACTTTTCTATCTCTTATTGATCTCCAACAGTCAGCATTGCTTGCTGACCTTTCCATCACGGTTCAAGCTCGAGCCAATATGACAAGCTATGAGGCTGCATTCAGTGCTGCGGGTTCCATCTCCGTCTTTTTATCATATCAAGTCTGGGACAGGGGTAACCTAATTCCTTTTCAGACACTCTGTATTCTGCTGGCAGTTATCTCGGCCATTGGCTTTTACGTCATTTCTACATTCCTACAGTCTTTTATCTCCATACCCGGACACAACACCAACTACATATCTAACAAGGATGGCGTAGTGCCTCACAATCTGTCCTTGAAAGTCTACATTCGACAGCTGTTGGCCCAAAAAAACTTTCTCAGATTTACTCTTATCAATGCTATACAG GTATTTCATTGCCACTTCAATAGCAACTTCCTTGCTGTCTTTATGGAGGTGCTCATTGCTGACCATAAACACTATGGGACATTTCTGATAG GTATCTCCTTCGTTATCCCTCATCTCAACAACATTCTCTTCTTAAGACTCTGCAAGCATTACGGAATCTACAGCGTCATACGACTCCTTTTCGCTGCCAAGATGGTTTTGGCATTGTTAATGTTGTATTGTGGCGTGTCATATGGATGGCTCATGTGCTTCTTCATCGCTAG CAACCGTGTCTGCACGGAGGGCACCTGCAGATTACTCACACTGGTTATTGCTGATCTGGTTGATGAGGATTATGTTAAGAATAGCAGGAGTGCACCAATATCCATGCTCTTGTTTGGTACAGTTAATTTCCTTGCCAAGCCTAGCCAGACACTGGCCCCTATTGTCGGCACCTCACTTCTATCTATCCTCTCAG GGTATGAGATGTTCTCAATTGAAGGGGAGCGGAGTCCACTAAGAGAACACACGAATATTTATAAGGAGTCATGCTTTCAACTACTAGTATATGTACCATTAGTGTGTGGTGCTCTGCAAATGTTCATATGGTCGTTCTTTAAGTTAAGGGGAGGACAACTTCAAAGAATAAAGTCTGCACGTTTGAACTTGCAATATATGATTGcagtttaa
- the LOC137388145 gene encoding protein FAM136A-like: MEESNSRVQVAINKLVDDVDKSCLRKMQIEMFQCSAQCCQNYDLSVHQVQECVQRCQAPSERADQYLQSEMQGFQSRLQRCAMDCKDKATDKLGANPTEKEKQAATSTMEKCVVNCVDTNLLAIPKLFDRITQTVKQQK; the protein is encoded by the exons ATGGAGGAGTCTAATTCAAGAGTTCAGGTCGCCATCAATAAATTAGTAGATGATGTCGATAAGTCGTGTCTTCGCAAGATGCAG ATAGAGATGTTCCAATGCAGTGCTCAATGTTGTCAGAACTATGATCTGTCAGTGCATCAAGTGCAGGAGTGTGTACAACGATGTCAAGCTCCGTCAGAACGAGCCGATCAATATTTGCAGTCTGAGATGCAAGGTTTCCAG AGTCGTCTGCAGAGATGTGCTATGGACTGCAAAGATAAGGCTACTGATAAACTTGGTGCAAATCCAACTGAGAAGGAAAAACAGGCTGCAACATCCACAATGGAGAAATGTGTAGTTAATTGTGTTGACACAAATCTGCTAGCTATTCCTAAATTGTTTGATAGAATAACACAAACAGTTAAACAGCAAAAGTAA